In a genomic window of Pseudomonas putida:
- a CDS encoding GreA/GreB family elongation factor, which produces MSRAFVNEDNAAAQADQPVERQVSAQPNYVTPAGLGQLQDKVAELQARHGEQSALGDQADKQQLANLERDLRYFLQRLQSAQVVPAATSNSKVQIGSWVTYADEHGTERRVQLVGEDQAAAARGLINWGSPLGRALLGAQLNDEVLWQRPAGDQLIEIIRIEPT; this is translated from the coding sequence ATGAGTCGCGCCTTCGTCAATGAAGATAATGCCGCCGCGCAAGCCGATCAGCCGGTCGAACGACAGGTCAGTGCGCAGCCCAACTACGTCACGCCCGCCGGCCTTGGCCAGTTGCAGGACAAGGTCGCCGAGCTGCAGGCCCGGCACGGCGAACAATCGGCGCTCGGCGATCAGGCCGACAAACAGCAACTGGCCAACCTCGAGCGCGATCTGCGTTATTTCCTTCAGCGCCTGCAAAGTGCCCAAGTGGTTCCAGCCGCGACTTCAAACAGCAAGGTGCAGATCGGCAGTTGGGTCACTTACGCGGATGAACACGGCACCGAGCGCCGCGTGCAACTGGTCGGTGAAGACCAGGCGGCCGCCGCCAGGGGCCTGATCAACTGGGGCTCGCCCTTGGGGCGGGCGCTGCTCGGGGCACAACTCAATGATGAAGTGCTGTGGCAACGCCCGGCCGGCGATCAATTGATCGAGATCATCCGCATCGAGCCGACCTAG